A window of Roseiflexus castenholzii DSM 13941 genomic DNA:
CCAACCGATACCAGTTCGATACAGTATGGCTTGCCATCGAGCTCGAAATCGACTTTATCGCCGCTGCGTCGCAGCCCGTTGCGCCAGACATCGGTCGGCAACACCAGGGGCGCCATGCCGTAGCGCTCGCGGAACTCGATGAAACTGAGGGCATCTTTGGGATGCATCAGGTAGAGAATGAACTCCTCCTCGGTCGGTGCGCGCCCGATGGCTTCGCTCAAGGTCTGGCGCAGCCTGTCGAGATCATCGTCCTTGAGCGTATCGAGGGGCGAGCGATCGGTACGCCCCTGGATCTTCGCCTGCCACTCGTCGCCAAAGGCGCTCTGGTAGACCCAGTCGGCCGGCCAGCCGACCGGCAGCCTGCCGTAGCCGCCCACCAGCAGGTTCTTAAAATCACCGGACGCATTGCGGAAGAGTTGAAGTAACTCCTCGCGCTCCTCCTCGCTCATAGCCTCGATATCCTGCCCTTTCTCCTCGACGAACTTGCTGAGCAGCGCAATAAGCCGTCGGACGCCGCTCTCACCCTGCTCCTTCGCATAGCGGTTGACGATCCCGCTACACGTCACCCAGGTAATCTGCGAACCTGGCGTGACATCGAAGTAGCGCACGATCTGGTTATAGAGAGCCATGACACGCAGGATCGCCGGCATGAGATGCAGGAAGCCCCCCTTCTCAGCCTGCTCGAACGAACTCGGGAAGGCGCCGCCAGGCATCCGGTGTTTGGTCACACCGTGATCGTACCCCTTGAACGGCGACTCGGCCCACTCATAGTGCCCGATCCACTCGCGCACCTGCTGATTGGTCTGCTCGGCAGCCATTCGGTTGAGATGCACATGGATGCCACCCTCCTCAAAGTAAGCCTGCACTCCAAGGATGGGCGGGTGCCCGTAGAAGCGCACCAGGGCATCCTCCTGGACATCGACGATCTTGGCGCCAGACTGGGCGGCGGCGAACAGCGCCGGGATTGCCAACCCATCGGTGATGTGGCGGTGGTAGTGGATCAGCAAATCGGGGTAGTGCTCCTTGATCGTCGTCACCAACTGGCTGATGCGCGCCGGATTGCCGACGCCGGCCATATCCTTGATGCAGAGAATGATCTCATCGACGCCGCCGGCAAGGGCAACAATCTCGCGCACCACACCTAGGTAGTACGCATCGGTCGCCCAATCGGCCACGGTAAACGAGATCGCTGGCTCGAACAGGCGTCCGCGCTTCATCACCACTTCGGCTACCGCGCGCATATTGCGCACATCGTTGAGGAACGAAAAACAGCGCCAGACATCAATATCCACCTGTGCAACGGCATACTCGATGACATTCCTGGGGTAGGGGCGGTAGCCCCACAGGTTCGTCTCACGGACCAGGGTCTGAAGCAGGACGTTGGGCATTAACCGGCGCAGAATCTGGATCTCTTCAAATGGGCTTTCGCGGCGATTCATGATCCCGACGTGCCAGCGCGCTCCACCGTGACACTCGGCGCTGAACAGTCCCATCCGGTTATACAGCGGCGCCAGCGTCTTCAGATCGTAGATCCGGTGGCGGTTTTTAAAGTCGGACTGCCCGGCGTCACGCATGCTCACCGACGTCAGGCAGACACCCTTCAGGTTGCGCACAGCCTGAACAATCTCGCGCGCGGTCATACCCGGACGAACGAACACGTCATCGTCCTGAACGCTGGCGACCTGGGATGCATGGCCGGTTTCCATGGTTCACCTCACATCCAACTCTGCGGACCCAGAGCGGAGATCTCAGCCACATACTGGGCGACCCGGAGCATCTCGTCCTCGCCGGTACGCTCACGGAAGCCGGAGACAAGCTCCGGCAGGTGTTGCTCGATGAACTTGGTCGAAAAGTCGCCGGCGATGAACTTGGGGTGTCTGATGATACTCAGCAGCAAGGGCGCGAGGGTCTTGATCCCCTCGATCCGCAGGTCGCCGGTGAGCGCCCGATCCATCACCCGCAGCGCATCAGCCCGGTCGGCGCCCGACGTCATCAGCAGCATGAAGAGCGAGTCGTAATAGGGCGGGATGTCCTCCCCTTCGGCGGCGCCGAGCAGGACGCGCACGTTGGGTCCCAATGGGGTGCGCAGACGGGTAATTTTGCCGAACGAGGGAGCGAAGGTCTTGGGATCCTCGGCGTTCAGGCGCACCTCAAGAGCGCAGCGGTTGGGGACGACATCGAGTTGCTTGATCGGCAAGGGCTTGCCCTCGGCAACGTCCAGCATAATGCTGACGATATCGAGACCGGTGATGAGTTCGGTGATGCCATGCTCGACCTGGAGTCGCGTATTGACCTCGAGGAAGTAGAAACTCTGGGTTGCGGGGTCGAAGAGGAACTCCACGGTGCCAGCCGAGGTGTAGCCTATTCGGCGCATCAGGCGCGCCGCAGTAACGCAGATTTCCTGGCGCAGGTCATTTTCGAGGGTCGAGGGCGCTTCCTCGATAATCTTCTGGTTGCGCCGTTGGAGCGTGCATTCGCGCTCGAACAGGTGAACGACGTGACGGTGTTCATCAGCCACCACCTGCACCTCAATATGCCGACCATGCTCAATATACTTCTCAACGAGGACCGTATCGTCGCCGAAGGCTTTCTTCGCTTCTGAACGGGCCTGGGCGAGCGCGACGGGGATTTGATCGGGCGTGTCGACTCTGACCATTCCCTTGCCGCCTCCACCCGAAGCCGCCTTGATCATAATCGGAAAGGCGATATCCTGGTCGCGCATCCAGTCAGTTATCTGCCCGGCGCTGGTGACATTCTCTATTCCGGGGATAGTCGGCACATTCGAGCGCCTGGCAATCTCCTTTGCCTGAATCTTATCGCCCATCATCCGAATAACGTCCGGTTGGGGTCCGATCCAGATCAGTCCAGCATCGATGACCTTTTGGGCAAAGTCGGCATTCTCCGCCAGAAACCCCCAACCGGGATGGATAGCGTTCGATCCGCTGGCCAGCGCGGCCTCGATGATCCGATCTCCGTTCAGGTATGAGTTAATCGGTGGCGCATCGCCAATATGAATGGCGGTATCCGCCATAAAGACGTGGTACGCGAGGCGATCAGGCGTGCTGTATACCGCAGTCGTGGGGATCTTCCGGTCACGGCAGGTGTGCATAATCCTCACTGCCGGAACGCCACGGTTCGCTACAAGGACTTTGTGGATGGTGCGCTGCATACGGTCCTGCTTTCTGCGTGGTGCTGCCGGACAAGGTTTACACCTGAGTGACGATCTGGAAGGGCGCCGGGAAGTTGCACCTCCGCCCAAACGGAGAGTCTGCGCAGTACAATCAGGTCTTAACGTGAAGACTCACCGCAAGTATAGCATGGAAACACTGAAGGAACGCAGAGAGGCATACCACCGACTCATCGCTGCGCTGAACGCGGCTGGCATGGGGGCTCCGTCGGGCGCTGCGGTTCCCCGGCTCTCGCCGACGCTGGCCAGCCTGCGGATCGCCCCCAACAGGCGCGACCTGAACCCAGGTTGACGCCTGCCGCCCCTCGACCTGGCGACGGCGCCGGCACGCCGCCTCAGTGGGGAAGGATTTCCGTGCAACGCACGATCCGCCGCGTGGCAGATGGCGACAGACAGCCGTGAACACCTGCCGATACGCTGAATCTGGCGCCATAAGATGCCACAGCCCCGATCCTTTCAAACGGGACTGTGGTGTCTTGAGCCTTTCTGATGTTGGTGCCGGAGACGGGACTCGAACCCGTACGGGGTTGCCCCCATCGGTTTTTAAGACCGAAGCGTCTGCCATTCCGCCACTCCGGCGCTGTGTGATCTATCTTAACATACACGGGCAAGGGGGTTCAACTCTTGTTCAGGGGTTAGGGGTTAGGGGTCAGGAACCAACCTGCCACCTTCGCACCTTGTGCGGGCGCGGCGCCGCCGCGCCCCTACGACAGGCCGCCTTCCCACGCTCAACGTTCAACATGCAACGCAAACATTAACTCCCCCTCGCACACCACCTGCCCGTCCACGGTCGCAACCCCCGTCCCCTTACCGATGCCGCGCCGCATTTTGTCGAACCGCACCTCCAGACGCAGGGTATCACCGGGATAGACCGGCTTGCGGAAGCGCACGCCATCAATCCCGGCGAAAAATGCGATCTTCCCCCGGTTCTCCGGCAGACTCAACGCCGCCACTGCACCGGTCTGCGCCAGCGCCTCGACAATCAGCACTCCCGGCATGATCGGATGGGCGGGGAAGTGCCCCTGAAAGAATGGCTCGTTGATCGTCACCAACTTCTCGCCGACCGCGCGCTGCCCCGGTTCGAGTTCGAGAATGCGGTCGATCAACAGGAAGGGGTAACGGTGCGGAATGATTGCCATGATTTCCTGGATGTTCAGCATATGCGGCGCCCTTTCAGCCTGCACAACTGTTGCAATCTGCCGCAGTATACCAGAAACGGAGGTTTGGGCATAAATTGTCAGACGGCTTTCCACCATTGCGATCCTTGCACTTGCGGTGCGCACCATCGAACTGCGTCCTCAACAAGGGCTAATGACCGTTCAAAAACCCATCCGGCAGACCTGCGCCGCCGGGCGCGCGTCCTCTGAGCAGCGGGCTAAAGCCCTCGCTCAGCACATGAAAGCCCCGCAGGGGCTTCCCCCTCCACAGCCAGGGCTTCTGCCCGCAGCGCGACACTTCACCCGCATCAAGATCTCGTGCTCGTCACTCAGCACTTGTCACTCGTATATAATGCGCGCCTGAAAGAGTCTCTTCGCTGCAAAAAACAGACGATCATGCACCTCGCCATCAATGGCATGTTCTGGTCACAACCGACAGTCGGCAGCGGGCAGTACCTGCGCATGCTGGTACACGCCCTGCCTGCCGTTGCGCGGAATATTCGGCTGACGCTGCTGCTGCCCGCGTATCGCGCGGTCACTGAACCACTCCCGCCGGACATTCAAGCAGTGCATGTGCAGACACCATTCGATGGGCGCAGCGAAAACCTGGCGAAGGTCTGGTTCGAGCAGGTCGCCGTCCCGCTCGCGGCGGCGCGCCTGCACGCCGATCTGCTCCACGTTCCCTATTTTGCGCCGCCGCTCGTTGCGCCGCTGCCAGCGGTCGTCACCATTCTCGACATCATCCCGCTCATTCTGCCGGAGTATCGCGGCAGTACGGCGGTTCGCCTCTATGTGCGCCTGGTGGCGCGCGCCGCGCGGCAGACAACGCAGATTATCGCTATTTCGCAGCATAGCGCCGGGGACATCATTCACCACCTGGGCTGCTGCGCGGCGCGCGTGACGGTGACGCCGCTCGCGGCTGGCGCACAGTTCCACCCCCGCGACCGCGCGTGCGCCGAACGAGAAGTTGCAGCGCGCTATGGCGTAACGCCACCGTTCGTCTACTATGTCGGTGGGCTGGACGCGCGCAAGAACCTGGCAACCCTCGTACACGCATTTGCACGTATGCGCTACGCCGGAGGACCACCCGCCACACTGGTGATTGCCGGACGCGCGCCTGGCAGCGATCCGCGCATGTTCCCCGACCTGGATGCAATGATTGCATCCGCTGGCGCAGACTCGTTCGTGAGACGCATCGACGTGCCTTACGAAGACGCGCCACTGCTCTATTCCGCCGCCACAGTGTTTGCCTTTCCGTCGCGGTACGAAGGGTTTGGACTGCCGCCGCTCGAAGCCATGGCGTGCGGTGCGCCGGTGATCGTCGCCGACGCAACCAGCCTTCCCGAGGTCGTTGGTGAGGCGGCGCTGCGGGTCCCGCCCGACGATACACCCGGCTGGATCACGGCGCTCTGGCGCGTGCTGGCGGACGACACGCTGCGCGCCGATCTCTCCCGACGCGGGCTGGAGCGCGCGACCTGTTTTCGACCCGAACGCCTTGCGCGCGAAACGCTGGCGGTGTATGAACGCGCCCTGAACTCAGGCGGATGTCGTATTGCTCACAATGACAGAACGACATCGGTGTGACATCACGGCTGCATATCCTGGCGTCTTTATGCCGGCCTTTACCAATTCCCTGTGACCATCCGGCATGGTCACCCCGAGCCGCGCGAGGGGTCGTGCGCGACCCGCGCCGATTCCTCGCTGCGTTTACCCTGAGCGAAGCGAAGGGCTCGGAATGCCAAGAATGCGGCATCGTCAATCGTCATTGGTATTTCCAGGGAACACGCAAGTGGAAGCGCTTTCACCACGAAACGAGCCTGGCTGACGGCAGGCGCGCGGATGCTCACAACCGGCCTCGCCGATGCGGGGCTTCGTGTGCGCGACACGGGCATGCCTGCCCGCGCGCATGAACGGCGTTCTGATGGAGCACGTGCCCGCCAGGAATGAGGGCGAGAGAACGCAGTGCGATATGCGAGTCACGAAGAACCCTCTGCGAGAGAAGAGCATAGGATAAGGGTTGCCATGCGCATCTTGATGCTTTCCAAAGCGCTGGTCAACGGCGCATACCAGAAGAAGTGCGAAGAATTGGCAGCATTGCCAGACGTTGAACTGATCGTCGCCGTGCCACCTGCCTGGCGTGAACCGCGTGTCGGCGTCATTCCGCTCGAACGGCGCTTCACCCGCGGCTATCGCCTTGTCACGCTGCCGATTGTACTCAACGGTCGCCACCATCTCCACTTCTACCCCACGTTCAGCCGGTTGGTGCGCCAGGTGCGCCCCGATATTCTGCACGCCGATGAAGAATCGTTCAATCTGGCGACATTTCTGGCACTCCGCGCTGGCGTACAGCACGGCGCGCGCTGCTGCTTCTACAACTACGCCAATATCGACCGCTACTACCCGCCGCCGTTCAACCTGTTCGAACGCTACGCCTTTCGGCACGCCGCTCACGCCTTCGCATGCAGCGCAGAGGCGGAAGCGATCATGCGTCGCCACGGCTACGCCGGACCGCTCACCATCCTGCCGCAGTTTGGCGTCGATCCCGATCTGTACGCTCCGGCGCAGCGCGACCGCTCGAACGCGGCGACGATTGTCGGGTACATCGGGCGTCTGGTGCCGGAAAAGGGAGTGCTCGACCTGGTGGAAGCCGTGGCGCGTGTGCCGTCGGTGCGCCTGCGGCTGATCGGCGACGGCGCGCTACGTCCGTTCATCGAGGCGCGGATCGCTGCACTCGACATTGGCGAGCGCATCGAACTCCACCCCGCCATCCCATCGACCCGCGTTCCCGATGAACTGCGCCGTCTCGACGCGCTCGTGTTGCCCTCACACACAACGCGCACTTGGAAGGAACAGTTCGGGCGCATCCTGATTGAAGCCATGAGCTGCGCAGTTCCGGTCATCGGCTCCTCATCGGCTGCCATCCCCGACGTCATCGGCGACGCCGGGATCATCTATCCCGAAGGCGACATTGCCGCACTCGCAGGAGCATTGCGACGGGTAGCGGACGATCCGGCGCTGCGCAACGACCTCGGACGGCGCGGACGGGAACGTGTGCTGGCGCAGTTCACGCAGGCGGCGATTGCCCGTGCGTATCATGACGCATATCGTTCGATGCTGAATTGAGATCCACAAACCGGTGCGCGTGCGTTATACTACAGAGGAACAATCGCGCGACGATGGCATCGTCCGTAAGGAGCAGCGCCACAGGCGCCGGTGCGTCACATCGGGACATTGTGCGCCTTCATAGCCCATAGATCCTGCCACAGGGCAACAGGTGAACGTTTCGATAACAGCATGAAGCATATTGCTCGCAACAACCGCATCTCCCTGCAAACCCCGCCGAAGATTCGGGGTCTGTCGCTCTTGCGGCGCGCATCCGGTCGAAATGCCGTGCCGACGACATTCCGCGAAAAACTCTTCTGGACCCTGGGCAATCTGCTGATGCTGATCGGCGCCATTCTCCTGGCGTATGTCGGCGGCATCTACGCACAGGCCGATTTCAACCGCTATGCCGCGCGTGGCGATACCGACGTGCCGCCGCCTGCGCCCGTCGCGGCGCCACGCGCTCCCGATGCAGAACCGGCGCCCTTCGTCGCGCCGCAGCCCTTCGTCGCGCCACGCCTCAACACCGTTGAGGGGCGCATCATCAGCGACGTGCCGGACATCGTCAGGTCCGCTATCCCGTCGCAGATTTCACGCATCATTATTCCGAGTATCGGCGTCGACTCGAAAGTCGTCGAGGTCGGCTGGGAAGTCAAGGAACAGAACGGAACGCAGGTCGCAGTCTGGCAGGTCGCCGAGTACGCCGTTGGTCACCATCGAGGCTCTGCCAACCCTGGCGAAGGGAGCAACATCGTGCTTGCCGGTCATGTTGGCGGGTACGGCAAAGTTTTCAAAGACCTGATTAACGTCAGGGAGGGCGACCCGATCATCCTCTTCGCTGGCGGACGGCAGCACCTCTACGTGGTGCGTGAGCAGGTTCTGGTGCACGAAGAAGGGGTCTCACCCGAACAACAGGCAATGAATGCCCTCTACATCGCTCCAACGAGTGAAGAGATGGTGACGCTCATCACCTGCTGGCCCGACCGCGGACCGGACAAGTTCAAGTACCGCATCATCGTGCGCGCCACACCCTACGGCGCCGACACCGATACCCCGACCACCAACGCCGATGGTTGGACGGTGCGCTGATGTGCATCCATATCACCGGTTCCAGCACAAAATCGGCGGCGGTGTAAGACTTTGGGAAGAGATCAGACGAACCAAATAGCCCACTTGTGCGAAAAGAACCTTCGTGCTATAATGCCCCCATCATCCGTGGCGCCGCTTTGACAGCGCAGGCGCGATCAGGTAGAGTCGTAAGGAGCAGCACGAGTGAGCACACTCAATGGAGGAGCGCAGGTCATGGCCCTCTCCCCGGAGAAAGAAAAGGCTCTGGCAGCCGCTATGAGCCAGATCGACCGCAAGTACGGCAAGGGTTCGATCATGCGGATGGGCGAAGCCAGTTCCAAACTGGCAATCGAAGTCATCCCCACCGGGTCGATTGCGCTCGACATCGCGCTCGGCGTCGGCGGCGTGCCGCGTGGTCGAGTCGTCGAAATCTATGGTCCTGAGTCCAGCGGGAAAACGACCCTGGCACAACACATCATTGCCGAAGCGCAGAAGATGGGCGGCGTCGCTGCATTCATCGACGCCGAGCATGCGTTCGATCCGGTGTATGCGAAGCGCTGCGGCGTCGATGTCGATAATCTGCTCGTCTCCCAGCCGGACTACGGCGAGCAGGCGCTCGAAATCTGCGAGACGCTGGTGCGTTCGAATGCCGTAGATGTCGTGGTGGTCGACTCGGTCGCCGCGCTGGTACCGCGCGCCGAGATCGAAGGCGACATGGGCGACTCGCTGCCCGGTTTGCAGGCGCGCCTGATGAGCCAGGCGCTGCGCAAACTGTCCGGCGCCATCAGCAAATCGCGCGTCGTCGTCATCTTTCTCAATCAGTTGCGCCTGAAGATCGGCGTCATGTTCGGCTCGCCGGAAACGACGACCGGCGGGCAGGCGCTCAAGTTCTACGCCTCGGTGCGCATGGATATCCGCCGTATCGAGACGCTCAAGAATGGCCAGGAGACGATTGGCAGCCGCACGCGGGTCAAGGTGGTGAAGAACAAGGTCGCGCCTCCCTTCCGCCAGGCGGAGTTCGACATTATGCACAACGAAGGTATCTCGCGCGCCGGTAACATTCTCGATGTCGGCGTCGAACTCGATATTATCCGTAAGAGCGGCGCGTGGTTCTACCTGGGTGAAGACCGCCTCGGGCAGGGGCGTGAGAATGCCAAGCAGTTCCTGAACGAAAATCCGGCGCTGGCGGATGAGATCGAGCGCCTGATCCGCGCTCACGCGATGGCTGCACCCATCTCGATCGCGGCTTCGAAAGCTGATGATGTCGTAGATGATGCAGGGTTGTTTGAGGAGTAGGAGATTGGCTGGATAATCGATGGCAGGCGTCATGGCGCGCGCAGCGCACCCATCTTCCTGCTGTACCGTGGACTTCAGAAGCATGGACGGCATGCTCGCCACCATCGCTGCGAGTGCGGGCAGTCTCCCTGTCGCCAGCAGCGCAGGCGACACCTCTGTACACTCTGACAAACCGGTTGGTTATCTGCTTTCGAGGCATCAGATCATATGCCAGAAGGGGTTATTACCGCGCTGCGTGTCCAGGAACACGATACGCAGCGCGTCAACATCTATATCGATCATGCATTTGCGCTTGGGGTCAGCCTTGCGACGGTTGTGCGTGAACGGTTGTACGTCGGCATGCATCTCGATGCTGCGACCTGCGCTCGCATTGAGGCGACCGAGATTGTCGAGCGTGCCGTGCAGATTGCGCTGCGCGCCATTGAGTCCCGCCCACGCTCGGTGGCTGAAATCCGCGACCGCCTGCACCGTAAGGGTTTTGCGCCTGAGACGATTGATGCTGCGGTTGAACGGCTGCACACGAGCGGGTTGCTCGACGATGCCGCCTTTGCGCACTTCTGGATCGAGAACCGGCAGATGTGCCGACCGCGTGGACGCCACGCCCTCGCCGATGAATTGCGCCGCAAGGGAGTGAGCGCCGAACTCGTGGCCAGCGCACTAAACGCGACGCTGACCGACAATGAAACGGCGCGCGCCGAAACGCTGGCGCGCGCGGCAATGCGGCGTTACGCCAGCGTCGCCGACTACCAGACGTTTCTTCGCCGACTCGGCGGCTACCTGCAACGCCGTGGCTTCAGTGCCGAAACAATCCTTCCGATTGTCGAACGCCTCTGGCGTGAACGTGGCGGCGACTCGGAAGTCGTTGACCGATCGCTCCTTGCGGAGCAGTAACCCCAATCAGAGCATATCTATGGCTGATATTCAATACCTTGGACATTCATGCTTCCGCCTCCGCGGACGCGATGGCATCGTGCTGACCGATCCGTATGACCGTTCGGTGGGGCGTGATCTTGGTCGCCCCACCGCTCATATCGTGACCGTCAGCCACCACCATCCCGACCACGACAACGTCGTCGCTGTGCGCCCGGCGCGCGACCGCGTCACGGTGATCGACGGTCCGGGTGAGTACGAGGTCGGCGGCATCCTGATCACCGGCGTGCGCACGTTCCACGATAAGCAGAAAGGCGCCAGACTCGGGCGAAACACGGTGTATGTCATTCACCTCGATGATATTGTTTTCTGTCACCTTGGCGACCTGGCGCACGAATTGACGGCGCAGCAACTCGAAGAGATCGGGAGCGTCGATGTGCTGTTCGTGCCGGTCGGTGGAGGTGAAACGATCGGACCGGCAGAGGCGGCATCGGTGATCAGTCAGATTGAGCCACGCGTTGTGATCCCAATGCACTACGCAAGCGAAGGGCAATCCGCCATGGATCTGGCGCCGCTCGACCGCTTCCTTCACGAACTCGGCATCAAGGAGTATGTCCCGGAAGAACGGCTATCGCTCAATGCAGGCAATCTTCCAGGAGATGGCGAACAAACCCGCATCGTCGTGATGCGAACCGCTGTTTGAACAACTGATGAAGATTGTGCTATAATGCGCGGAGTATGGTCGATATATCCGGAATGGACAGGCACACGTGTTGGTCTCAACGGTACACAGGGTCGCCGGTTCGATACGAGTCTCTTGAGGGGAAGGCAGCACCGCCTTCCCCTCGATCTATTTTCCCGCAGGATCACCGTTTTATAAACCGGAACGCAGATCGCGCGAACAACCGGGAGCAGTAGATTCATGGCAAAGTATATTTTCGTGACCGGCGGAGTCGCATCATCCGTCGGCAAAGGCATTACGGTCGCATCGATCGGTCGTCTGCTGAAGGCGCGTGGCGTGCGTGTTTCGGTCCAGAAACTCGACCCCTACATTAATGTCGATCCGGGCACGATGTCGCCCTACCAGCATGGCGAAGTGTTTGTCACCGAAGATGGCGCCGAAACCGATCTCGACCTTGGGCATTATGAGCGTTTCATCGATGTAAACCTGACCCGCCTGAGCAATGTGACGACCGGACAGATCTATTCGGCGGTCATTCAGAAGGAACGTCGAGGGGATTATCTCGGCGGTACGATTCAGGTGATCCCCCACATCACGAATGAGATTAAGGCGCGGATTGCCGCCGTTGCACGCCAGACGGGAGCAGAGGTGGTGATTGTCGAAATCGGCGGAACCGTGGGCGACATCGAGGGATTGCCGTTCCTGGAAGCCATCCGCCAGATGCGCAAGGATGTCGGACGCGATAATGTGCTCTATATTCACGTCACCTTGCTGCCGCACATCGGCGCCACCGGTGAGGTCAAGACCAAACCAACGCAGCACTCGGTCATGGAGTTGCGCCGCGTCGGTATTACGGCGGATGTGATTGTGTGCCGCTCCGACTATCCGATTGCCGATGAGATCCGCGATAAGATCGCGCTCTTTGCCGATGTCGATGTCGAAGCAGTGGTGCCGTTGCACACGGTCGAGTCGATCTACGAAGTGCCGTTGGTGCTGGAAGAAGCCGGTCTTGGCAATTACCTGACGTTGCGCCTGGGACTCGGCGTGCGCGAGCCGAACCTCGACGACTGGCGCGATCTGGTGGCGCGCATCAAAGCACCCAAACGTAAACTTGCCATTGCATTGGTTGGGAAGTACGTCGAACTCCACGATGCGTACATCAGCGTCGTCGAGGCGCTGCGACACGCCGGATTGCACCAGGGGGTCGATGTCGATATCCGCTGGATTTCGTCCGAACAGATCGAAGAAGAAGGATGCGAGCCGCTGCTCCGCGATGTCTATGGCATCGTCGTGCCTGGCGGCTTTGGCGACCGTGGCATCGAGGGGAAGATCGCAGCCGCCGGGTATGCGCGCGAGCATGGCGTTCCATACCTGGGGCTTTGCCTGGGAATGCAGGTGGCCACCATCTCGTTCGCGCGGCATGTTATTGGGGCGGAGAGCAGAGCCAACAGCACGGAGTTCGACCTGCACACGCCACATCCGGTAATCGACTTCATGCCGGATCAACTCGATATTACCGATAAGGGCGGAACGATGCGACTCGGTGGGTATCCGTGCCGATTGCTTCCTGGCACGCGCGCTCACGCGGCCTATGGCGTCGATCAGGTGGTTGAACGCCACCGCCACCGCTTCGAGTTCAACAATAAGTACCGCCGCCTGCTCGAGTCGGCAGGTCTGGTC
This region includes:
- a CDS encoding MBL fold metallo-hydrolase, whose product is MADIQYLGHSCFRLRGRDGIVLTDPYDRSVGRDLGRPTAHIVTVSHHHPDHDNVVAVRPARDRVTVIDGPGEYEVGGILITGVRTFHDKQKGARLGRNTVYVIHLDDIVFCHLGDLAHELTAQQLEEIGSVDVLFVPVGGGETIGPAEAASVISQIEPRVVIPMHYASEGQSAMDLAPLDRFLHELGIKEYVPEERLSLNAGNLPGDGEQTRIVVMRTAV
- a CDS encoding regulatory protein RecX, with translation MPEGVITALRVQEHDTQRVNIYIDHAFALGVSLATVVRERLYVGMHLDAATCARIEATEIVERAVQIALRAIESRPRSVAEIRDRLHRKGFAPETIDAAVERLHTSGLLDDAAFAHFWIENRQMCRPRGRHALADELRRKGVSAELVASALNATLTDNETARAETLARAAMRRYASVADYQTFLRRLGGYLQRRGFSAETILPIVERLWRERGGDSEVVDRSLLAEQ
- a CDS encoding CTP synthase; the protein is MAKYIFVTGGVASSVGKGITVASIGRLLKARGVRVSVQKLDPYINVDPGTMSPYQHGEVFVTEDGAETDLDLGHYERFIDVNLTRLSNVTTGQIYSAVIQKERRGDYLGGTIQVIPHITNEIKARIAAVARQTGAEVVIVEIGGTVGDIEGLPFLEAIRQMRKDVGRDNVLYIHVTLLPHIGATGEVKTKPTQHSVMELRRVGITADVIVCRSDYPIADEIRDKIALFADVDVEAVVPLHTVESIYEVPLVLEEAGLGNYLTLRLGLGVREPNLDDWRDLVARIKAPKRKLAIALVGKYVELHDAYISVVEALRHAGLHQGVDVDIRWISSEQIEEEGCEPLLRDVYGIVVPGGFGDRGIEGKIAAAGYAREHGVPYLGLCLGMQVATISFARHVIGAESRANSTEFDLHTPHPVIDFMPDQLDITDKGGTMRLGGYPCRLLPGTRAHAAYGVDQVVERHRHRFEFNNKYRRLLESAGLVVSGQSPDGRLVEIIELRDHPWYVGVQFHPEFRSRPERPHPLFRDFIAAAAQTFREGDQRPLPLEQNGTVGAAVKA
- the recA gene encoding recombinase RecA, whose protein sequence is MALSPEKEKALAAAMSQIDRKYGKGSIMRMGEASSKLAIEVIPTGSIALDIALGVGGVPRGRVVEIYGPESSGKTTLAQHIIAEAQKMGGVAAFIDAEHAFDPVYAKRCGVDVDNLLVSQPDYGEQALEICETLVRSNAVDVVVVDSVAALVPRAEIEGDMGDSLPGLQARLMSQALRKLSGAISKSRVVVIFLNQLRLKIGVMFGSPETTTGGQALKFYASVRMDIRRIETLKNGQETIGSRTRVKVVKNKVAPPFRQAEFDIMHNEGISRAGNILDVGVELDIIRKSGAWFYLGEDRLGQGRENAKQFLNENPALADEIERLIRAHAMAAPISIAASKADDVVDDAGLFEE